GAAACGAAAGTAAAAACAAATAGAAACATCACAGAGAGACACTGTGTGTGAGCTGCTTGTTCTGCAGGCTTTGACTTCGTCTCCCATCATTCATTTCACTCACTTGCTTGAAGCCACACAAGGGGAGCATGACGAATAAAGCAAAGAAACCACACCCCACCATTGTAAATTTAATGGGTCATAGCCGTCTGACACTGACACTCTTGACATCTTCTAGTTACTATATTCCAAATCTCACAAGAATTCAACCCCATGTTTTTTCCTTCTGGTTCAAGCCAATAAGAGGAACAAGAATCTGGGTAGTGTTATTCTTTTGTTATTTGGAATTTGGTATCTCAAAAGTTCTCAACTTTTCAAAATGAGGGTCTAACTCTAAGGTGGAAAAAAAAGTCAATTTCTTTGGCACTATACTATTTCCTCAAGTCATCCTTGCATTTTCTCAGCAGGTTCAATTCAATTTCAACCTCATAATTTCCTTTTTTCTGTGATTTAATAATTTTCTCtgtttgatttttcttctctatAGTATAGGCTATTTATTTGTATGGTTTTCTACTTATTTATTTCTGTGTTAATTTCATGTTAGCCTTTTTGGTTTAGGTTCCTTTCCTTTTTAACTGATTGctgattcttcttctttttttgtgcACAATAAAGTTTTGTTATACAAGATGGAAAAAGTGGAAAAGAGGGAGTTTTCTGAATTGCTGTCTGAGCTAATAGTTTTGGCTGATGAGGTTGCTTCTTCTGCTAAGAACTCTGAAATTGAGGTTGATGTTTTTGCTGAATTTGCCATGTTTGTTGAGAAATTCCCACCAATTTTGGATGACTTGAGGGGCAAAAGCACAGTCTTGGACAAGCCATCGATTCGAAAATCGTTGGAATATCTTGAGAATGAGCTAAGGCGGGCTAAAGATTTAACAAAAAGTTCCAATTTGAGACAGCCCGTCAAGCAAATTGAGGATATAACACACGATATTGGTCGGTCGCTGGGGCTTCTACTTGTAGCCAGCCATGAAGTGTCAATGGATTTTAGAGAAAAGATTGGTATGTTGCAAAGACAGTTGATGAATGCAAGATTTTATGGCAATTCGAGCATAACTTCAAGTCCGAAATCAGAGCTTTTCAGCATTGACTTGAAGGGGAATTGGGAAATAGAAGAGGAAATAGTTAATgtttctattcatgatgttgTTTTGCAACTTAAGAATGGTAATGATGAAGAATTTGCAGTTGCATTTTCAAGACTGAAGGAGTTCTTGAGGAGTGAAAAGCTGGATGGAGGTTTGATTAACGAGAAAGCAACTATTGCCATTCTTTTCAAACGTCTAGGTTCATGTAAAGCACACAACAGGCTTGCCATCATTCGATTGCTAAGAAGTATTGCTTTTGGAAATGACGCACAAAAGGTAAAATCCTGAAAATTGGTGATGTTTTTTTTGTATATGTTGATCTAAAATCATTGCACCTTTAGTTTTTTTatcttactttatgaagtgctGCACTGCAGGAAAAGATGGCAGATATTGAGTTTTTGTCAGCATTGGTGAAGTCTCTGACCAGAGATTCAGAAGAGAGGATGGAAGCTGTGGGGCTGTTGCTGGACCTCTCTGACCTTCCAGCAGTTCGAAGACGGATTGGAAGAATTCAAGGGTGCATTGTTATGTTAGTTGCCATCCTTACTGGGGATGACCATGTTGCTTCACATGACGCTGCAAAGTTGTTGGATATGTTGTCTAGTAATACTCAAAACGCTCTTCATATGGCTGAGGCTGGCTACTTTGCGCCACTAGTGCAGTATTTGAAGGAAGGTAATACAGGACTTTCCTTAACTGATACATCTCTTTCCTTCTCTATTGTTTATCCGAACCATAGGTTCACAATAGCACAAGCAATTTCAGCAGTATAGATCATTGAATccattatatttatataaacgTAAGTGGAAGAAGATATAAATTGGTTGAGTTTGTAGAAAATAGAATAGAAACAGCAAAGTTAGCCtttggttttcagttttcacAGAAGCTGTGAAGTATCTAATGAACTTTTTGACATTAATGGGAGCATGTAAATATTGAGTATATCTCTGAGCTTCTGACATAGTTGGCTAATGATAGATTAAAATCATTATTTGTTTATTAAGGAGATAATAATCGTGATAGGACATACTCACTTGATTACTGTACAAATATAGCAGAACTTCAATGGTCTGCAATCCTTCTTATGCCAAAAGGTGGCAACACTATCAAATGACTAGACACCCCTCCTTCTCAACCTCTCTTTCCATTTATAGGCAACATGTCATCTTTCCTCAAACGATCTCTGCCCAACCAACAAAATAACTAACACCTTAACTAACAGTATGCTAACAGTTATGTATTACTAATAGACACTAACAATTATACTAAGGGGGTTACCTATCAGATTGTGCGTTTAAGGACCTGAGTGGACACTTTTTGTAATGGGTGTGAATTGAAGAAGAGTGTTGTGTGGGGacgaaaaatatattttaactcaATATGTAGATGTGTTGACAGTCTTCGTCTTTGATTTGTTACTAGTTATATGCATCGTTTCTAATTCTGACAATGATCAGAACTGagtcaaaaaaaattacatccCTTTTACCTGAAAATTTCAAATTATGTTATTTCAGGGTCTGACATGAACAAGATCCTAATGGCGACAGCACTTTCGCGATTGGAGCTCACTGACCACAGCAAACTTGCCCTTGGAGAAGATGGGGCGATTGAGCCCCTTGTCAAAATGTTTAGTACTGGGAAACTTGAGTCCAAGTTATCAGCTCTAAATGCACTACAAAATCTGTCGAGCTTGACAGAAAATGTGCAACGGTTGATCAGATCTGGAATCACGGGATCTCTGCTACAACTTCTTTTCTGTGTGACATCTGTGCTCATGACTCTGAGGGAGCCTGTATCAGCTATTCTTGCAAGGATTGCTCAATCAGAATCCATCCTTGTTAATGAAGACGTGGCTCAACAGATGTTTTCACTTTTGAATCTTTCGAGCCCGGTAATTCAAGGCCATCTACTAGAAGCTCTAAATAGCATGGCTTCACATCCCGGTGCATCCAAATTGAGAagaaaaatgaaggaaaaaggtGCACTTCAGTTACTCTTACCCTTTCTGAAGGAAAATAACACCCAAATCCGGAGCAAGGTCTTGCAGTTGCTGTACACACTCTCTAAAGATCTAACCGATGAATTGACCGAATATCTCGATGAAACTCATCTTTTCAACATTGTTAATATTGTCTCGTCATCGACATCCGAGAGTGAAAAAGCTTCTGCTGTTGGCATACTCAATAACCTTCCTGCTAGTGATAGAAAAGTGACAGATATACTGAAGAGGGAAAATTTGCTACCTATTTTGATATCCATCGCGTATTCTAACGCTGGAAGTAATTCTCCCACAACAACTAGTTTAACTGAGAGTGTTGCAGGTGTTTTACTCCGCTTCACAAGTTCCTTTGATAAGAAACTACAACTTCTTTCAGCCGAACTCGGGGTGATTCCTTTGCTTGTAAAATTACTCTCAAGCGGTTCACCAATCACGAAATCAAGGGCTGCAAAATCTCTAGCACAACTATCACAGAATTCTCTGTCTCTAAGGAAATCTCGAAAGTCGAGATGGATATGTGTTTCCCCCTCAGTGAATGCATATTGTGAAGTTCATGATGGCTATTGCTTTGTCAATAGAACATTTTGTTTAGTCAAGGCAGGTGCTGTTTCTCCACTCATCCAAATACTGGAAGATAAGGAGAGAGAAGCAGTTGAAGCTGCTCTGAGTGCCCTTTCAACTCTTCTGCAAGATGAAATCTGGGAAGGTGGTGTCAATTCCATTGCCAATTTTTCAGGTGTGCAGGCTATTATAAAAAGTCTAGAAGTTGGGGATGCAAAGGTTCAAGAAAAAGCACTGTGGATGCTGGAGAGAATATTCAGGGTTGAAGAACATAGAGTGAAATATGGAGAATCTGCTCAGATGGTTCTTATTGATTTGGCCAAGAAGAGCAATGATTCTAGATTGAAGTCAACAGTTGCAAAAGTATTAGCAG
This portion of the Lotus japonicus ecotype B-129 chromosome 3, LjGifu_v1.2 genome encodes:
- the LOC130748496 gene encoding U-box domain-containing protein 44-like; translated protein: MEKVEKREFSELLSELIVLADEVASSAKNSEIEVDVFAEFAMFVEKFPPILDDLRGKSTVLDKPSIRKSLEYLENELRRAKDLTKSSNLRQPVKQIEDITHDIGRSLGLLLVASHEVSMDFREKIGMLQRQLMNARFYGNSSITSSPKSELFSIDLKGNWEIEEEIVNVSIHDVVLQLKNGNDEEFAVAFSRLKEFLRSEKLDGGLINEKATIAILFKRLGSCKAHNRLAIIRLLRSIAFGNDAQKEKMADIEFLSALVKSLTRDSEERMEAVGLLLDLSDLPAVRRRIGRIQGCIVMLVAILTGDDHVASHDAAKLLDMLSSNTQNALHMAEAGYFAPLVQYLKEGSDMNKILMATALSRLELTDHSKLALGEDGAIEPLVKMFSTGKLESKLSALNALQNLSSLTENVQRLIRSGITGSLLQLLFCVTSVLMTLREPVSAILARIAQSESILVNEDVAQQMFSLLNLSSPVIQGHLLEALNSMASHPGASKLRRKMKEKGALQLLLPFLKENNTQIRSKVLQLLYTLSKDLTDELTEYLDETHLFNIVNIVSSSTSESEKASAVGILNNLPASDRKVTDILKRENLLPILISIAYSNAGSNSPTTTSLTESVAGVLLRFTSSFDKKLQLLSAELGVIPLLVKLLSSGSPITKSRAAKSLAQLSQNSLSLRKSRKSRWICVSPSVNAYCEVHDGYCFVNRTFCLVKAGAVSPLIQILEDKEREAVEAALSALSTLLQDEIWEGGVNSIANFSGVQAIIKSLEVGDAKVQEKALWMLERIFRVEEHRVKYGESAQMVLIDLAKKSNDSRLKSTVAKVLAELELLQAQSSYF